From one Formosa sediminum genomic stretch:
- the porX gene encoding T9SS response regulator signal transducer PorX yields the protein MNNINILWIDDEIDLLKPHILFLEKKNYQVTKCSSGTEALEVLENRTFDIVFLDENMPGLTGLETLNEIKEKNHTLPVVMITKSEEEYIMEEAIGNKIADYLIKPVNPNQILLSLKKNLDHSRLISEKTTSNYQQEFRKIAMDLAMVNSFEDWANLYQKLVYWEIQLENIEDAGMFEILESQKTEANSLFGKFISKNYPNWFDHNTDAPTMSHTLFKNKVVPELSKDQPTLFVVIDNLRYDQWKSFEPFLTPYYKKEAETPYYSILPTATQYARNAIFSGLMPSDMEKLHPEYWKNDTDDGGKNLFEGEFLEAQMKRLGLQNLTCEYHKITNLKTGKKLVENFKSMKNNDLTVVVYNFVDMLSHAKTEMDVVKELASNDKAYRSLTQSWFKNSPLLEIIQQAQQLGFKLILTTDHGTINVKNPSKVVGDRDTSLNLRYKTGRSLTFDSKDVLEIKNPKSVHLPTLNMSSSFIFAKNDLFFAYPNNYNHYVSYYRNTYQHGGVSLEEMIIPFVVLNPKK from the coding sequence ATGAACAACATAAATATACTTTGGATTGATGATGAAATTGATTTACTTAAACCACACATTCTTTTCTTAGAGAAAAAAAATTATCAGGTTACCAAATGTAGTAGCGGCACAGAAGCTCTTGAAGTATTAGAAAACAGGACTTTTGATATTGTTTTTTTAGACGAAAACATGCCTGGTTTAACTGGTTTAGAAACTTTAAATGAAATTAAGGAAAAAAACCACACCCTTCCTGTAGTAATGATTACTAAAAGTGAAGAAGAGTATATTATGGAAGAAGCCATTGGTAATAAAATTGCAGATTATTTAATAAAACCTGTAAATCCAAATCAGATTTTACTTAGCCTTAAAAAAAACTTAGACCACTCGCGATTAATTTCAGAAAAAACCACATCAAATTATCAACAGGAATTCAGAAAAATAGCGATGGATTTAGCGATGGTTAACAGTTTTGAAGATTGGGCTAATCTCTATCAAAAATTAGTGTATTGGGAAATTCAGCTTGAAAACATTGAAGATGCTGGCATGTTTGAGATTTTAGAATCGCAAAAAACTGAAGCCAATTCGTTATTTGGTAAATTTATTTCTAAAAACTACCCAAATTGGTTTGACCATAATACAGATGCTCCTACCATGTCTCACACTTTATTTAAAAATAAAGTTGTACCAGAATTAAGCAAAGATCAACCTACATTATTTGTAGTTATAGATAATTTAAGATACGACCAATGGAAATCTTTCGAGCCTTTTTTAACGCCATATTATAAAAAAGAAGCAGAAACCCCATATTACAGTATTTTACCCACTGCAACCCAATATGCTAGAAACGCAATTTTTTCTGGGTTAATGCCAAGTGACATGGAAAAACTACATCCAGAATATTGGAAAAATGACACAGACGATGGCGGTAAAAACCTCTTTGAAGGCGAATTTCTTGAAGCACAAATGAAGCGTTTGGGGTTACAAAATTTAACCTGCGAATATCACAAAATAACTAATCTTAAGACCGGTAAAAAATTAGTAGAAAATTTTAAAAGCATGAAAAACAACGATCTTACAGTTGTGGTTTACAATTTTGTAGATATGCTTTCTCATGCCAAAACCGAAATGGATGTAGTTAAAGAACTAGCCTCTAACGATAAAGCTTACCGTTCGTTAACTCAAAGTTGGTTTAAAAATTCGCCTTTACTAGAAATTATACAACAAGCTCAACAATTAGGATTTAAATTAATTTTAACCACAGACCACGGTACTATTAATGTTAAAAACCCATCTAAAGTAGTTGGAGATAGAGATACGTCTTTAAATTTAAGGTACAAAACAGGAAGAAGTTTAACTTTTGACTCTAAAGATGTTTTAGAAATTAAAAATCCAAAATCTGTACATTTACCAACTTTAAATATGAGTAGCTCTTTTATATTTGCTAAAAATGATTTGTTTTTTGCTTATCCAAACAACTATAATCATTATGTTAGTTACTACAGAAATACCTACCAACACGGAGGTGTTTCCTTAGAAGAAATGATTATCCCATTTGTAGTTTTAAATCCAAAAAAATAA
- the tsaE gene encoding tRNA (adenosine(37)-N6)-threonylcarbamoyltransferase complex ATPase subunit type 1 TsaE: MLNTRKFQLSELEHVAKDILENATSKTILFYGEMGSGKTTLIKTLVKTLGSNEDVSSPTFSIVNEYSVVDGLVYHFDFYRLNDEEEAYNFGIEDYLESGAWLFIEWPDQVKNILANETCNRIYIESLDATTRALKFLTN, from the coding sequence ATGCTAAACACAAGAAAATTTCAATTATCAGAGCTAGAACATGTTGCCAAAGATATACTTGAGAATGCAACATCAAAAACCATACTTTTTTATGGTGAAATGGGATCTGGCAAAACAACTTTAATTAAAACTTTAGTAAAAACATTGGGCTCTAACGAAGATGTAAGTAGCCCAACATTTTCAATTGTTAACGAATATAGTGTAGTTGATGGTTTGGTTTATCATTTTGATTTTTATAGATTAAATGACGAAGAAGAAGCATACAATTTTGGTATAGAAGATTATTTAGAATCTGGCGCTTGGTTATTTATAGAATGGCCAGATCAAGTAAAAAATATTCTAGCAAATGAAACTTGTAATCGTATATATATTGAAAGTTTAGACGCTACAACTAGAGCATTAAAATTTTTAACTAATTAA
- the efp gene encoding elongation factor P: MATTSDIRNGLCIRYNHDIYKVVEFLHVKPGKGPAFVRTKLKSVTSGKVIDNTFSAGHKLDDVRVETHKFQYLYPEGDLYHFMNVEDYNQITLNVNALDNPGLLKEGEVVTVLINSEDNMPLSVDMPASVVLEVTATEPGVKGNTATNATKPATVETGATVNVPLFINEGDKIKVETDKGTYKERVKE, translated from the coding sequence ATGGCAACAACATCAGATATTAGAAATGGATTATGTATAAGATATAATCACGATATTTATAAAGTAGTTGAATTTTTACACGTAAAACCTGGAAAAGGCCCAGCGTTTGTAAGAACTAAGTTAAAAAGTGTTACATCGGGTAAAGTTATAGATAATACATTTTCTGCTGGACATAAATTAGACGATGTACGTGTAGAAACTCATAAATTTCAATATTTATATCCTGAAGGAGATTTATATCATTTTATGAATGTTGAAGATTATAATCAGATTACATTAAATGTAAATGCATTAGATAATCCGGGATTATTAAAAGAAGGCGAAGTTGTAACAGTTTTAATTAATTCTGAAGATAATATGCCTTTATCTGTAGATATGCCTGCAAGTGTTGTTTTAGAAGTTACTGCAACAGAACCAGGTGTGAAAGGAAACACAGCAACAAATGCAACTAAACCTGCAACAGTTGAAACAGGAGCTACGGTAAATGTACCTTTATTTATTAATGAAGGAGACAAAATTAAAGTTGAAACAGATAAAGGAACTTACAAAGAAAGAGTTAAAGAATAA
- the lpxD gene encoding UDP-3-O-(3-hydroxymyristoyl)glucosamine N-acyltransferase produces the protein MKFTAEQIAGILEGEVVGNPDVEVSTLSKIEEGIDGALTFLANPKYTHYIYTTKASITIVNKTFIPEHELETTLIKVNDAYKAFSKLLEYYNSVKLSKEGIEQPSYIADSSKYGNKIYIGAFTYIGENVKMGDNVKIFPNSYIGDNVTIGDNTILFAGAKIYSECIIGNNCVINSGCIIGADGFGFAPNESGEYDKVPQIGNVILENFVDVGAGTTIDRATLGSTIIRQGVKLDNQIQIAHNVEIGKNTVIAAQTGIAGSTKIGENCQIGGQVGIVGHITIGNNVKVQAQSGIGRNIKDNEILQGSPAFSYADWNKSYVHFKNLPKIVKEINELEKK, from the coding sequence ATGAAATTTACAGCAGAACAAATAGCAGGAATTTTAGAAGGAGAAGTTGTGGGTAATCCCGACGTAGAAGTTTCTACACTTTCTAAGATTGAAGAAGGTATAGACGGTGCGCTAACTTTTTTGGCGAATCCAAAATATACACATTATATATATACGACTAAGGCATCTATTACTATAGTAAATAAAACATTTATTCCTGAGCATGAATTAGAGACTACACTAATAAAAGTGAACGATGCTTATAAGGCATTTTCAAAATTATTAGAGTATTATAACTCAGTTAAGCTTAGTAAAGAGGGAATAGAACAGCCTTCATATATTGCCGATTCTTCTAAATATGGCAATAAAATTTATATTGGTGCTTTTACTTATATAGGTGAAAATGTTAAAATGGGAGATAACGTAAAAATATTTCCTAACTCTTATATAGGAGATAACGTAACAATAGGAGACAATACTATCCTTTTTGCTGGTGCTAAAATTTATTCAGAATGCATTATTGGAAACAATTGTGTTATAAATTCTGGATGTATTATTGGAGCCGATGGATTTGGCTTTGCCCCAAACGAATCTGGCGAGTATGACAAAGTGCCACAAATAGGAAATGTTATTCTTGAAAACTTTGTAGACGTTGGTGCAGGTACAACTATAGATAGAGCAACTTTAGGATCTACCATTATAAGGCAGGGTGTAAAATTAGATAATCAAATTCAAATTGCACACAATGTAGAGATTGGTAAAAATACAGTTATAGCTGCACAAACAGGAATAGCTGGGTCTACTAAAATTGGCGAAAATTGCCAAATAGGTGGCCAAGTTGGTATTGTTGGACATATTACTATTGGTAATAATGTAAAAGTGCAAGCACAATCTGGTATAGGAAGAAATATTAAGGATAATGAAATACTACAAGGTTCACCTGCATTTTCTTATGCAGACTGGAATAAATCCTATGTACATTTTAAAAACTTACCAAAAATAGTTAAAGAAATAAACGAATTAGAAAAGAAATAA
- a CDS encoding HD domain-containing protein, with amino-acid sequence MNKLKILNDPIYGFITIPNSLIFDLIEHKYFQRLRRITQMGMSYLVYPGAHHTRFHHALGCMHLMQKAINVLRFKGVAISEDEEIALNIAILLHDIGHGPFSHAMEHSIVNGISHEKISLLFMQQLNDEFNGSLTLAISIFKGEYHRNFMCQLISSQLDMDRADYLKRDSFYTGVAEGNINSERLITMLNVVDDELVVENKGIYSVEKFLVARRLMYWQVYLHKTSVVAEQLLIRVLKRAKELTHNNVDLVASRALSYFLKTEINQSDFDTLTLETFSKLDDYDIISAMKEWQYHDDFVLRNLCEMILNRDLLKIKVKNKKIKKSELEKHEKELMSTFNISEFEADYFVFKGEITNQAYQQNGQQIKILYKSGKIQDIVKASDQLNLKALSKPVTKYYICYPKAKL; translated from the coding sequence ATGAATAAACTTAAAATATTAAACGATCCAATTTACGGATTTATTACCATACCAAATTCGTTAATTTTTGATTTAATCGAGCATAAATATTTTCAAAGACTACGAAGAATAACCCAAATGGGAATGTCTTATTTGGTGTATCCGGGAGCACATCATACCAGATTTCATCATGCACTTGGTTGTATGCATTTAATGCAAAAAGCGATTAATGTACTTCGTTTTAAGGGGGTTGCGATTTCTGAAGATGAAGAAATCGCTTTAAATATAGCTATACTTTTACATGATATTGGGCATGGTCCTTTTTCTCATGCTATGGAACATAGTATTGTAAATGGCATATCTCATGAGAAAATTTCATTGCTTTTTATGCAACAGCTAAACGATGAATTTAACGGAAGTTTAACGCTTGCGATCTCAATTTTTAAAGGAGAGTATCACCGAAACTTTATGTGTCAGTTAATTTCTTCGCAATTAGACATGGATCGTGCAGATTATTTAAAACGAGATAGTTTTTATACTGGTGTAGCAGAGGGCAATATAAATAGCGAACGTTTAATTACGATGTTAAATGTTGTAGATGATGAATTGGTGGTGGAAAATAAAGGCATTTATAGTGTAGAAAAATTTCTTGTTGCTCGCCGCTTAATGTACTGGCAGGTGTATTTACACAAAACGAGTGTTGTAGCAGAACAATTATTAATAAGAGTGTTAAAGCGTGCAAAAGAATTAACCCATAATAATGTAGATTTGGTTGCTAGTAGAGCATTATCTTATTTTTTGAAAACTGAGATTAATCAATCTGATTTTGACACGCTTACATTAGAAACTTTTTCTAAGCTAGACGATTATGATATTATTTCGGCTATGAAAGAATGGCAATATCACGACGATTTTGTATTGCGTAATCTTTGCGAAATGATATTAAATAGAGACTTGCTTAAAATTAAAGTTAAAAACAAAAAAATAAAGAAAAGCGAGTTAGAAAAGCATGAAAAAGAATTAATGTCTACATTTAACATTAGTGAATTTGAGGCCGATTATTTTGTGTTTAAAGGCGAAATTACTAATCAGGCATATCAGCAAAACGGTCAGCAAATCAAAATTTTATACAAGTCGGGTAAGATTCAAGATATCGTGAAAGCATCGGATCAATTAAACCTAAAAGCGCTTTCAAAACCAGTTACTAAATATTATATATGTTATCCTAAAGCTAAACTTTAG
- a CDS encoding alanine dehydrogenase, giving the protein MSKSFSPFTQEQLIPQEETLELYKNKGRLYIGIPKETAYQEKRVCLTPDAVSALICNGHQVLIEAGAGLGANFTDKDYSEAGAEITTDTSKVFSCPMILKVEPPTLEQIKLINPQTILISALQLKTQDKKYFEALAVKRITALAFEFIRDEDGHYPAVRSLSEIAGIGSIIIASELLSNINQGNGLLFGNISGVPPVEVVIIGAGTVGEFSARSAIGLGANVKIFDNSISKLRRIQTNLGRPIFTSTLQPKNLTKALKRCDVAIGAVRGKSRSPVIVSESMVQSMKKGSVIIDVSIDMGGCFETSEVTSHKTPTFNKHDVIHYCVPNIPARFSRTASISISNIFTPYLLKIAEEGGLENSLRFEKGLKNGLYFYHGILTNRSVGEWFNLKYSDINLLIF; this is encoded by the coding sequence ATGTCTAAATCATTTTCTCCGTTTACACAAGAACAGTTAATTCCACAAGAAGAAACACTTGAACTCTATAAAAACAAAGGGCGTTTATACATAGGCATCCCAAAAGAGACTGCTTATCAAGAAAAACGCGTTTGTTTAACACCAGATGCTGTTTCTGCATTAATTTGTAACGGTCACCAAGTTCTAATTGAAGCAGGTGCTGGACTAGGTGCTAATTTTACAGACAAGGATTATAGTGAAGCTGGAGCAGAAATTACTACAGATACCTCCAAGGTCTTTTCTTGCCCCATGATTTTAAAAGTAGAACCACCAACGCTCGAACAAATTAAACTTATTAATCCGCAAACCATTTTAATATCGGCTTTGCAATTAAAAACTCAAGATAAAAAATATTTTGAAGCTTTGGCGGTTAAACGCATCACTGCCCTAGCCTTTGAGTTTATTAGAGATGAAGACGGACATTACCCAGCTGTACGATCGTTAAGCGAAATAGCAGGTATCGGATCTATAATAATAGCTTCAGAACTATTATCAAACATTAATCAGGGTAACGGTTTATTATTTGGAAATATTAGCGGTGTACCACCGGTAGAAGTTGTAATTATTGGAGCAGGAACTGTGGGCGAATTTTCTGCTAGAAGCGCTATAGGATTAGGTGCAAATGTAAAAATATTTGACAATTCTATTTCTAAATTACGTCGCATTCAAACTAATTTAGGACGTCCTATTTTCACATCAACATTACAACCCAAAAACTTAACAAAAGCTTTAAAACGCTGTGACGTAGCTATTGGTGCTGTTAGAGGTAAATCACGCTCGCCAGTTATAGTTTCAGAATCTATGGTGCAATCCATGAAAAAAGGCTCTGTTATTATAGATGTAAGTATTGATATGGGTGGATGTTTTGAAACCAGTGAAGTTACATCTCATAAAACACCTACATTTAACAAACACGATGTTATACATTATTGCGTACCAAATATTCCTGCAAGATTTTCTAGAACAGCCTCAATATCAATAAGTAATATTTTTACACCTTATTTATTGAAAATTGCAGAGGAAGGCGGACTAGAAAATTCTTTAAGATTTGAGAAAGGTTTAAAAAATGGGTTGTACTTTTATCACGGTATTTTAACAAACCGTTCTGTTGGAGAATGGTTTAATTTAAAATATAGTGATATTAACCTCTTAATTTTTTAA
- the lpxA gene encoding acyl-ACP--UDP-N-acetylglucosamine O-acyltransferase produces MNQPLAYVHPGAKIAKNVVIDPFTTIHNNVVIGEGTWIGSNVTIMEGARIGKNCNIFPGSVISGVPQDLKYNDEDTLTIIGDNVTIRECVTINRGTTDRMKTVIGDNCLIMAYCHIAHDCIVGNNCIFSNNSTLAGHIIVGNYVVLAGMTAVHQFCSIGNHAFVTGGSLVRKDVPPFVKAAREPLSYVGINSVGLRRRGFSTEKIREVQDIYRVLYQKNYNNTQAVEIIEAEWEATPERDEILQFIRDSQRGIMKGYFKSN; encoded by the coding sequence ATGAATCAGCCATTAGCTTATGTGCACCCAGGTGCGAAAATTGCAAAAAATGTAGTTATTGATCCGTTTACAACCATACATAATAATGTGGTTATTGGTGAAGGAACTTGGATAGGAAGTAATGTAACCATTATGGAAGGTGCTAGAATTGGAAAAAATTGTAATATCTTTCCAGGATCAGTAATCTCTGGTGTTCCTCAAGACCTTAAATATAACGACGAAGATACATTAACAATTATTGGAGATAATGTAACAATTCGGGAATGTGTTACTATAAACAGAGGTACAACAGACCGAATGAAAACGGTTATAGGAGACAATTGCTTAATTATGGCGTATTGCCATATTGCACACGATTGTATTGTGGGTAACAATTGTATTTTTTCTAATAACAGTACCTTAGCAGGACATATAATAGTAGGTAATTATGTGGTTTTAGCAGGTATGACTGCAGTACATCAATTTTGTTCTATAGGTAATCATGCTTTTGTTACGGGAGGATCTTTAGTAAGAAAAGATGTGCCACCATTTGTAAAAGCAGCTCGCGAGCCTTTATCTTATGTAGGAATTAATTCTGTAGGATTAAGACGTAGAGGTTTTAGCACAGAAAAAATAAGAGAAGTACAAGATATTTACCGTGTATTATATCAAAAAAATTATAACAATACTCAAGCAGTAGAAATTATAGAAGCAGAGTGGGAAGCTACTCCAGAACGCGATGAAATTCTCCAGTTTATTAGAGACTCACAACGCGGAATTATGAAAGGATATTTTAAATCAAATTAA
- a CDS encoding proline dehydrogenase family protein, whose translation MNKHIIFDDTEIAFALKSDSELERAYFLFKMISIEPLVRIGTAATNFAIKAKLPVEGLIRATVFDHFCGGVNEENCLPVIDKMYEKGVSSVLDYSVEGKESEEEFDAALKITLKIINFADDRKSIPIAVFKPSGFGRIALFEKIGAKKTLTVKEEEEWSRIKDRFDAVSKAAKEKDVLLLIDAEESWMQDAADNLITDLMRKYNTEKAIVFNTLQMYRHDRLDFLKQQHALAKIEGFYLGYKLVRGAYMEKENERAEKLGYPTPICDSKQATDLNFNAGIAYVLEHLDDIAIFNGTHNENSSYLLMDLMAEKGIENSDKRVWFGQLYGMSDHISFNLSNFGYNVAKYVPFGPVKDVMPYLIRRAEENTSVAGQTGRELNLLSKEKKRRKQL comes from the coding sequence ATGAATAAACATATCATTTTTGATGACACTGAAATTGCTTTTGCACTAAAAAGTGATTCTGAATTGGAAAGAGCATATTTTCTTTTCAAAATGATTTCAATTGAGCCTTTAGTACGTATAGGTACAGCTGCAACTAATTTTGCAATTAAAGCAAAGTTGCCTGTAGAGGGTTTAATTAGAGCCACAGTGTTCGATCATTTTTGTGGCGGTGTTAATGAAGAAAATTGCCTGCCTGTTATAGATAAAATGTATGAAAAAGGGGTTAGTTCTGTTTTAGATTATTCTGTAGAAGGGAAAGAGTCTGAAGAGGAGTTTGATGCTGCGCTTAAAATTACTTTGAAGATAATAAATTTTGCAGACGATAGAAAGTCAATCCCAATTGCTGTGTTTAAACCTTCGGGATTTGGTAGAATTGCGTTGTTTGAGAAAATAGGTGCTAAAAAAACATTGACAGTAAAAGAAGAAGAGGAATGGAGCCGAATTAAAGACCGTTTTGATGCGGTTAGTAAGGCTGCTAAAGAAAAAGATGTATTGTTATTAATTGATGCCGAAGAGAGTTGGATGCAAGATGCAGCAGATAATTTAATTACGGATTTAATGCGTAAATACAATACAGAAAAAGCAATAGTTTTTAATACGTTGCAAATGTATCGTCATGATCGATTAGATTTTTTAAAACAGCAGCATGCTTTAGCAAAAATTGAAGGATTTTATTTGGGATATAAATTGGTTCGTGGTGCGTATATGGAGAAAGAAAATGAACGTGCAGAAAAATTAGGATATCCAACGCCAATTTGTGACAGTAAACAAGCCACAGATTTAAATTTTAATGCAGGCATAGCTTATGTTTTAGAGCATTTAGATGATATCGCTATTTTTAATGGAACTCATAATGAAAACAGTTCATATTTATTAATGGATTTAATGGCTGAAAAAGGAATTGAAAATTCAGATAAACGTGTTTGGTTTGGGCAGTTATATGGTATGAGCGATCATATTAGTTTTAATTTATCTAACTTTGGCTATAATGTTGCTAAATATGTGCCTTTTGGACCGGTAAAAGATGTAATGCCATATTTAATTAGACGTGCAGAAGAAAACACTTCTGTAGCAGGGCAGACCGGAAGGGAATTAAATTTGCTCTCTAAAGAGAAAAAAAGACGTAAACAATTATAA
- a CDS encoding bifunctional UDP-3-O-[3-hydroxymyristoyl] N-acetylglucosamine deacetylase/3-hydroxyacyl-ACP dehydratase, translating into MAIVNTDIKQKTIKNSISLNGVGLHTGNNVSLTFKSAPENAGFAFKRMDLEGTPVIEADAIYVTNTERGTCLEKNGVIIQTCEHVLAALVGLDLDNVLIELSAAEPPIMDGSSKFFVEALEAAEIIEQEACREEYVVTDVISYINEESGSEILLMPSKEYQITTMVDFGTKVLGTQNATLNQIKDFKETIANSRTFSFLHEIEMLLEHGLIKGGDLNNAIVYVDKELSAETMEKLKEAFKKDSITVKPNGILDNLTLHYPNEAARHKLLDVVGDLALIGTRIRGKVIANKPGHFVNTQFAKKMAKIIKNERRNNVPLVDLNQEPLLDVNQIMNMLPHRPPFLLIDKIFELTDSGVIGMKNVTMNEPFFVGHFPGSPVMPGVLIVEAMAQTGGILVLSTVPDPENYLTFFMKIDNVKFKQKVVPGDTVIFKCDLITPIRRGICHMQGYAYANGKLCAEAELMAQISKVK; encoded by the coding sequence ATGGCTATAGTTAACACAGATATCAAACAAAAAACCATTAAAAATAGTATCTCGTTAAATGGTGTTGGATTGCATACAGGTAATAATGTCTCTTTAACGTTTAAATCTGCGCCAGAAAATGCTGGTTTTGCATTTAAACGTATGGATTTAGAAGGCACACCTGTAATAGAGGCTGATGCTATTTATGTAACCAATACAGAACGCGGGACCTGTTTAGAGAAAAATGGTGTCATTATTCAAACATGCGAACATGTCTTAGCTGCTCTTGTAGGATTAGATTTAGACAATGTTTTAATAGAACTTAGTGCTGCAGAACCACCAATTATGGATGGCTCTTCAAAGTTTTTTGTTGAAGCTTTAGAAGCTGCAGAAATTATAGAACAAGAAGCTTGCAGAGAAGAATATGTAGTAACCGATGTTATCTCATATATAAATGAAGAGAGTGGTAGCGAAATTTTACTAATGCCTTCTAAAGAATACCAAATTACTACTATGGTAGATTTTGGAACTAAAGTGTTAGGAACTCAAAATGCCACATTAAATCAAATAAAAGACTTTAAAGAAACGATAGCAAACTCTAGAACATTTAGTTTTTTACACGAAATTGAAATGCTTTTAGAACACGGCTTAATAAAAGGAGGAGATTTAAACAATGCCATTGTTTATGTAGATAAAGAACTATCTGCAGAAACTATGGAAAAACTTAAAGAAGCCTTTAAAAAAGATTCTATTACTGTTAAACCTAATGGTATACTAGATAACTTAACCTTACATTATCCTAATGAAGCCGCCAGACATAAATTATTAGATGTTGTTGGCGATTTGGCTTTAATAGGTACACGAATTAGAGGTAAGGTTATTGCAAATAAACCAGGTCACTTTGTAAACACCCAGTTTGCAAAGAAGATGGCTAAAATTATAAAGAACGAAAGACGTAATAATGTCCCTTTAGTTGATTTGAATCAAGAACCATTATTAGATGTCAATCAAATTATGAATATGTTGCCACACAGGCCTCCATTTTTATTGATTGATAAGATTTTTGAATTAACAGATAGTGGAGTTATTGGAATGAAAAATGTAACAATGAACGAACCGTTTTTTGTAGGACATTTTCCAGGATCTCCAGTAATGCCAGGTGTTTTAATTGTAGAAGCTATGGCGCAAACAGGAGGGATTTTAGTATTGAGTACTGTACCAGATCCAGAAAACTATCTTACATTCTTTATGAAAATAGATAATGTTAAGTTTAAACAAAAAGTTGTTCCTGGAGATACGGTAATTTTTAAATGTGATTTAATTACACCTATTCGAAGAGGAATTTGCCATATGCAAGGTTATGCCTACGCTAATGGAAAATTATGTGCAGAAGCCGAATTAATGGCTCAAATTTCTAAAGTTAAATAA
- a CDS encoding DUF4258 domain-containing protein — MTLIHRIGYYLGGFSLGLILLAFFLSGKKTSCSYGLDARVIKNINTKKIEYSDHAKSIIEAKHLDTIILNHVLHKGDVNFSKSNTSSEPCKTYYLNGTLEKKTIALIVKNCKETATVEDIEILK, encoded by the coding sequence ATGACACTTATACATCGAATTGGATATTATTTAGGCGGATTTTCTTTGGGCCTTATACTTTTAGCTTTTTTTTTAAGCGGAAAAAAAACATCGTGTAGTTATGGTTTAGATGCTCGTGTAATAAAAAACATTAACACAAAAAAGATAGAATATAGTGATCATGCTAAATCTATTATAGAGGCAAAACATTTAGACACTATTATACTTAATCACGTACTACATAAAGGAGATGTAAATTTTTCTAAAAGTAATACGTCAAGCGAACCTTGTAAGACCTACTATTTAAACGGCACTTTAGAAAAGAAAACCATTGCCTTAATTGTTAAAAATTGTAAAGAAACCGCAACGGTTGAAGATATTGAGATTTTAAAATAA